The Lactuca sativa cultivar Salinas chromosome 2, Lsat_Salinas_v11, whole genome shotgun sequence genome includes a window with the following:
- the LOC111883371 gene encoding uncharacterized protein LOC111883371, whose translation MYHNLKSEYWWPGMKREIAKYVSACVTCSQVKADHQKPYGELQQPEIPEWKWDKVTMDFVTKLPRTSRGNDMIWVIIDRLTKSAHFLATKEKEKLEELAKLNVNEVVTRCRTPTCWLEPGEKQFASSEIVQITEDKVKIARDRLRVARERQKKYSDKKHRPKTFEVGEKVMLKVSPWKGIIRFGKRGKLGPRYIGPLIVSARIGEQAYKLKLPPEQEGIHDVFHVCYLRKCLAEEPSILPLDELRVDESKRLVEKPVAILERETKQLRKKRVKLVKVQWKNKHGGDMTWEVEDDMRARYPCLFVLIPDSGTESS comes from the exons ATGTATCATAACCTAAAATCGGAATATTGGTGGCCAGGCATGAAGAGAGAAATAGCAAAGTATGTTTCAGCCTGTGTGACGTGCTCTCAAGTCAAAGCTGATCATCAAAAGCCCTATGGAGAATTGCAGCAacctgagatacctgaatggaagtgggataAGGTCACAATGGATTTTGTCACAAAACTACCGAGGACTTCTCGCGGTAACGATATGATATGGGTGATCATTGACCGGTTGACCAAAAGTGCTCACTTTTTGGCAACCAAGGAAAAGGAAAAGTTGGAGGAATTAGCAAAGCTTAATGTTAATGAGGTGGTCACAAG gtgtcgtACGCCTACTTGTTGGCTTGAGCCCGGGGAAAAACAATTCGCGAGTTCAGAGATTGTTCAGATTACAGAGGATAAGGTGAAAATAGCTAGAGATCGCTTGCGAGTGGCTCGAGAAAGACAAAAGAAGTATTCAGACAAGAAGCATCGACCGAAGACCTTCGAGGTGGGAGAAAAAGTgatgttgaaagtctcaccttggaaaggcatcATTCGATTTGGGAAGCGAGGTAAGTTGGGACCTCGTTACATTGGTCCACTTATTGTGTCGGCGCGGATCGGAGAGCAGGCTTACAAGTTGAAGCTACCACCGGAGCAGGAGGGAATACATGATGTATTCCATGTTTGTTACCTCCGAAAATGCTTAGCGGAAGAGCCGAGTATCTTACCGTTGGACGAGCTGCGAGTGGATGAGTCGAAGCGGTTAGTGGAGAAACCGGTGGCTATTCTGGAGCGGGAGACTAAACAACTACGTAAGAAGAGGGTCAAGCTTGTTAAGGTTCAGTGGAAGAACAAACATGGTGGTGATATGACTTGGGAAGTTGAAGATGACATGAGAGCGCGTTATCCTTGTTTGTTCGTGCTGATAcctgattccgggacggaatcctCTTAA